The proteins below are encoded in one region of Dasypus novemcinctus isolate mDasNov1 chromosome 13, mDasNov1.1.hap2, whole genome shotgun sequence:
- the CELF3 gene encoding CUGBP Elav-like family member 3 isoform X8, whose translation MNRPIQVKPADSESRGEDRKLFVGMLGKQQTDEDVRKMFEPFGTIDECTVLRGPDGTSKGCAFVKFQTHAEAQAAINTLHSSRTLPGASSSLVVKFADTEKERGLRRMQQVATQLGMFSPIALQFGAYSAYTQALMQQQAALVAAHSAYLSPMASMAAVQMQHMAAINANGLIATPITPSSGTSTPPAIAATPVSAIPAALGVNGYSPVPTQPTGQPAPDALYPNGVHPYPAQSPAAPVDPLQQAYAGMQHYTAYPAAYSLVAPAFPQPPALVAQQPPPPPQQQQQQQQREGPDGCNIFIYHLPQEFTDSEILQMFVPFGHVISAKVFVDRATNQSKCFGFVSFDNPASAQAAIQAMNGFQIGMKRLKVQLKRPKDANRPY comes from the exons aTGAACAGGCCCATCCAGGTCAAGCCAGCCGACAGCGAGAGCCGTGGAG AAGACCGGAAGCTCTTTGTGGGGATGCTAGGGAAGCAGCAGACAGACGAGGACGTCCGCAAGATGTTCGAGCCTTTCGGGACCATAGATGAGTGCACTGTGCTCCGGGGGCCTGACGGCACCAGCAAAG GCTGTGCCTTCGTGAAGTTCCAGACCCACGCCGAGGCCCAGGCGGCCATCAACACCCTCCACAGCAGCCGCACCCTGCCG GGTGCCTCGTCCAGCCTGGTGGTGAAGTTTGCTGACACAGAGAAGGAGCGAGGGCTCCGCCGGATGCAGCAGGTGGCCACGCAGCTGGGCATGTTCAGCCCCATCGCCCTCCAGTTTGGAGCCTACAGCGCCTACACCCAGGCC CTGATGCAGCAGCAGGCGGCGCTGGTAGCAGCTCACAGTGCCTACCTCAGCCCCATGGCCAGCATGGCTGCCGTGCAGATGCAGCACATGGCCGCCATCAACGCCAACGGCCTCATCGCCACCCCCATCACCCCCTCCTCAG GAACCAGCACTCCTCCTGCCATCGCTGCTACGCCCGTCTCTGCCATCCCTGCTGCCCTGGGCGTCAACGGCTACAGCCCTGTGCCCACCCAGCCCACTGGGCAGCCTGCCCCTGATGCTCTGTATCCCAACGGGGTCCACCCCTACCCAG CCCAGAGCCCCGCGGCCCCCGTGGACCCCCTGCAGCAGGCCTACGCGGGCATGCAGCACTACACAG CCTACCCTGCGGCCTACAGCCTCGTGGCGCCCGCCTTCCCGCAGCCTCCTGCCCTGGTGGCCCAGCAGCCCCCACCGCCccctcagcagcagcagcagcagcagcagcgagaAG GCCCCGATGGCTGCAACATCTTCATCTACCACCTGCCCCAGGAGTTCACCGACTCCGAGATCCTCCAGATGTTTGTCCCCTTTGGCCACGTCATCTCAGCCAAAGTCTTTGTTGATCGGGCCACCAATCAGAGCAAATGTTTTG GCTTCGTGAGTTTCGACAATCCGGCCAGTGCCCAGGCTGCCATCCAGGCCATGAACGGTTTCCAGATCGGCATGAAGCGCCTCAAAGTCCAGCTAAAGCGGCCCAAGGATGCCAACCGGCCCTACTGA
- the CELF3 gene encoding CUGBP Elav-like family member 3 isoform X7, whose product MNRPIQVKPADSESRGDRKLFVGMLGKQQTDEDVRKMFEPFGTIDECTVLRGPDGTSKGCAFVKFQTHAEAQAAINTLHSSRTLPGASSSLVVKFADTEKERGLRRMQQVATQLGMFSPIALQFGAYSAYTQALMQQQAALVAAHSAYLSPMASMAAVQMQHMAAINANGLIATPITPSSGTSTPPAIAATPVSAIPAALGVNGYSPVPTQPTGQPAPDALYPNGVHPYPAQSPAAPVDPLQQAYAGMQHYTAAYPAAYSLVAPAFPQPPALVAQQPPPPPQQQQQQQQREGPDGCNIFIYHLPQEFTDSEILQMFVPFGHVISAKVFVDRATNQSKCFGFVSFDNPASAQAAIQAMNGFQIGMKRLKVQLKRPKDANRPY is encoded by the exons aTGAACAGGCCCATCCAGGTCAAGCCAGCCGACAGCGAGAGCCGTGGAG ACCGGAAGCTCTTTGTGGGGATGCTAGGGAAGCAGCAGACAGACGAGGACGTCCGCAAGATGTTCGAGCCTTTCGGGACCATAGATGAGTGCACTGTGCTCCGGGGGCCTGACGGCACCAGCAAAG GCTGTGCCTTCGTGAAGTTCCAGACCCACGCCGAGGCCCAGGCGGCCATCAACACCCTCCACAGCAGCCGCACCCTGCCG GGTGCCTCGTCCAGCCTGGTGGTGAAGTTTGCTGACACAGAGAAGGAGCGAGGGCTCCGCCGGATGCAGCAGGTGGCCACGCAGCTGGGCATGTTCAGCCCCATCGCCCTCCAGTTTGGAGCCTACAGCGCCTACACCCAGGCC CTGATGCAGCAGCAGGCGGCGCTGGTAGCAGCTCACAGTGCCTACCTCAGCCCCATGGCCAGCATGGCTGCCGTGCAGATGCAGCACATGGCCGCCATCAACGCCAACGGCCTCATCGCCACCCCCATCACCCCCTCCTCAG GAACCAGCACTCCTCCTGCCATCGCTGCTACGCCCGTCTCTGCCATCCCTGCTGCCCTGGGCGTCAACGGCTACAGCCCTGTGCCCACCCAGCCCACTGGGCAGCCTGCCCCTGATGCTCTGTATCCCAACGGGGTCCACCCCTACCCAG CCCAGAGCCCCGCGGCCCCCGTGGACCCCCTGCAGCAGGCCTACGCGGGCATGCAGCACTACACAG CAGCCTACCCTGCGGCCTACAGCCTCGTGGCGCCCGCCTTCCCGCAGCCTCCTGCCCTGGTGGCCCAGCAGCCCCCACCGCCccctcagcagcagcagcagcagcagcagcgagaAG GCCCCGATGGCTGCAACATCTTCATCTACCACCTGCCCCAGGAGTTCACCGACTCCGAGATCCTCCAGATGTTTGTCCCCTTTGGCCACGTCATCTCAGCCAAAGTCTTTGTTGATCGGGCCACCAATCAGAGCAAATGTTTTG GCTTCGTGAGTTTCGACAATCCGGCCAGTGCCCAGGCTGCCATCCAGGCCATGAACGGTTTCCAGATCGGCATGAAGCGCCTCAAAGTCCAGCTAAAGCGGCCCAAGGATGCCAACCGGCCCTACTGA
- the CELF3 gene encoding CUGBP Elav-like family member 3 isoform X9: MNRPIQVKPADSESRGDRKLFVGMLGKQQTDEDVRKMFEPFGTIDECTVLRGPDGTSKGCAFVKFQTHAEAQAAINTLHSSRTLPGASSSLVVKFADTEKERGLRRMQQVATQLGMFSPIALQFGAYSAYTQALMQQQAALVAAHSAYLSPMASMAAVQMQHMAAINANGLIATPITPSSGTSTPPAIAATPVSAIPAALGVNGYSPVPTQPTGQPAPDALYPNGVHPYPAQSPAAPVDPLQQAYAGMQHYTAYPAAYSLVAPAFPQPPALVAQQPPPPPQQQQQQQQREGPDGCNIFIYHLPQEFTDSEILQMFVPFGHVISAKVFVDRATNQSKCFGFVSFDNPASAQAAIQAMNGFQIGMKRLKVQLKRPKDANRPY, translated from the exons aTGAACAGGCCCATCCAGGTCAAGCCAGCCGACAGCGAGAGCCGTGGAG ACCGGAAGCTCTTTGTGGGGATGCTAGGGAAGCAGCAGACAGACGAGGACGTCCGCAAGATGTTCGAGCCTTTCGGGACCATAGATGAGTGCACTGTGCTCCGGGGGCCTGACGGCACCAGCAAAG GCTGTGCCTTCGTGAAGTTCCAGACCCACGCCGAGGCCCAGGCGGCCATCAACACCCTCCACAGCAGCCGCACCCTGCCG GGTGCCTCGTCCAGCCTGGTGGTGAAGTTTGCTGACACAGAGAAGGAGCGAGGGCTCCGCCGGATGCAGCAGGTGGCCACGCAGCTGGGCATGTTCAGCCCCATCGCCCTCCAGTTTGGAGCCTACAGCGCCTACACCCAGGCC CTGATGCAGCAGCAGGCGGCGCTGGTAGCAGCTCACAGTGCCTACCTCAGCCCCATGGCCAGCATGGCTGCCGTGCAGATGCAGCACATGGCCGCCATCAACGCCAACGGCCTCATCGCCACCCCCATCACCCCCTCCTCAG GAACCAGCACTCCTCCTGCCATCGCTGCTACGCCCGTCTCTGCCATCCCTGCTGCCCTGGGCGTCAACGGCTACAGCCCTGTGCCCACCCAGCCCACTGGGCAGCCTGCCCCTGATGCTCTGTATCCCAACGGGGTCCACCCCTACCCAG CCCAGAGCCCCGCGGCCCCCGTGGACCCCCTGCAGCAGGCCTACGCGGGCATGCAGCACTACACAG CCTACCCTGCGGCCTACAGCCTCGTGGCGCCCGCCTTCCCGCAGCCTCCTGCCCTGGTGGCCCAGCAGCCCCCACCGCCccctcagcagcagcagcagcagcagcagcgagaAG GCCCCGATGGCTGCAACATCTTCATCTACCACCTGCCCCAGGAGTTCACCGACTCCGAGATCCTCCAGATGTTTGTCCCCTTTGGCCACGTCATCTCAGCCAAAGTCTTTGTTGATCGGGCCACCAATCAGAGCAAATGTTTTG GCTTCGTGAGTTTCGACAATCCGGCCAGTGCCCAGGCTGCCATCCAGGCCATGAACGGTTTCCAGATCGGCATGAAGCGCCTCAAAGTCCAGCTAAAGCGGCCCAAGGATGCCAACCGGCCCTACTGA
- the CELF3 gene encoding CUGBP Elav-like family member 3 isoform X6, with protein sequence MNRPIQVKPADSESRGEDRKLFVGMLGKQQTDEDVRKMFEPFGTIDECTVLRGPDGTSKGCAFVKFQTHAEAQAAINTLHSSRTLPGASSSLVVKFADTEKERGLRRMQQVATQLGMFSPIALQFGAYSAYTQALMQQQAALVAAHSAYLSPMASMAAVQMQHMAAINANGLIATPITPSSGTSTPPAIAATPVSAIPAALGVNGYSPVPTQPTGQPAPDALYPNGVHPYPAQSPAAPVDPLQQAYAGMQHYTAAYPAAYSLVAPAFPQPPALVAQQPPPPPQQQQQQQQREGPDGCNIFIYHLPQEFTDSEILQMFVPFGHVISAKVFVDRATNQSKCFGFVSFDNPASAQAAIQAMNGFQIGMKRLKVQLKRPKDANRPY encoded by the exons aTGAACAGGCCCATCCAGGTCAAGCCAGCCGACAGCGAGAGCCGTGGAG AAGACCGGAAGCTCTTTGTGGGGATGCTAGGGAAGCAGCAGACAGACGAGGACGTCCGCAAGATGTTCGAGCCTTTCGGGACCATAGATGAGTGCACTGTGCTCCGGGGGCCTGACGGCACCAGCAAAG GCTGTGCCTTCGTGAAGTTCCAGACCCACGCCGAGGCCCAGGCGGCCATCAACACCCTCCACAGCAGCCGCACCCTGCCG GGTGCCTCGTCCAGCCTGGTGGTGAAGTTTGCTGACACAGAGAAGGAGCGAGGGCTCCGCCGGATGCAGCAGGTGGCCACGCAGCTGGGCATGTTCAGCCCCATCGCCCTCCAGTTTGGAGCCTACAGCGCCTACACCCAGGCC CTGATGCAGCAGCAGGCGGCGCTGGTAGCAGCTCACAGTGCCTACCTCAGCCCCATGGCCAGCATGGCTGCCGTGCAGATGCAGCACATGGCCGCCATCAACGCCAACGGCCTCATCGCCACCCCCATCACCCCCTCCTCAG GAACCAGCACTCCTCCTGCCATCGCTGCTACGCCCGTCTCTGCCATCCCTGCTGCCCTGGGCGTCAACGGCTACAGCCCTGTGCCCACCCAGCCCACTGGGCAGCCTGCCCCTGATGCTCTGTATCCCAACGGGGTCCACCCCTACCCAG CCCAGAGCCCCGCGGCCCCCGTGGACCCCCTGCAGCAGGCCTACGCGGGCATGCAGCACTACACAG CAGCCTACCCTGCGGCCTACAGCCTCGTGGCGCCCGCCTTCCCGCAGCCTCCTGCCCTGGTGGCCCAGCAGCCCCCACCGCCccctcagcagcagcagcagcagcagcagcgagaAG GCCCCGATGGCTGCAACATCTTCATCTACCACCTGCCCCAGGAGTTCACCGACTCCGAGATCCTCCAGATGTTTGTCCCCTTTGGCCACGTCATCTCAGCCAAAGTCTTTGTTGATCGGGCCACCAATCAGAGCAAATGTTTTG GCTTCGTGAGTTTCGACAATCCGGCCAGTGCCCAGGCTGCCATCCAGGCCATGAACGGTTTCCAGATCGGCATGAAGCGCCTCAAAGTCCAGCTAAAGCGGCCCAAGGATGCCAACCGGCCCTACTGA